The following are encoded together in the Thunnus albacares chromosome 7, fThuAlb1.1, whole genome shotgun sequence genome:
- the aagab gene encoding alpha- and gamma-adaptin-binding protein p34 isoform X1, whose amino-acid sequence MHRKAWCKKICEPCFFTFFCVTLHRKRPSAQSELKEILGTKTLPEPTKREDTVAWYPWTINNKYYTADVRLCVVPSTFQMSSEIAQSMQAFIAYFDSTTKDGLEKLNPWISVVEDIAPEVLILVCDRVCENGVARHEAQQWCLAHAFELVELNPQELPDEDDDFPESTGVKRIVQALNANVWSSVEMKDGHNQGFGLMSSLVASRHNNPCSCNDPPSSSLPEEGALVNEEANHTESSTNSDTQESTVVDAMTDLDIQELANLTAGDADVDNFERLFTKLKEMKDKASSLPHEQRKVHAEKVAKAFWMAIGGDEDEIDGLSSGEES is encoded by the exons ATGCATCGAAAGGCGTGGTGTAAAAAAATCTGTGAGCCCTGTTTCTTCACTTTCTTCTGCGTAACGTTGCACCGGAAGAGACCGTCGGCTCAGTCAGAGTTGAAAG AGATTCTCGGTACGAAGACTTTGCCCGAGCCGACCAAGCGGGAAGACACAGTAGCTTGGTATCCATGGACCATCAACAATAAATATTACACCGCAGATGTCAGGCTATGTGTTGTACCAAGCACTTTTCAAATGTCATCAGAGATTGCTCAGTCCATGCAGGCTTTCATCGCTTATTTTGACAGTACAACG AAGGATGGGCTGGAGAAGCTAAATCCGTGGATATCAGTGGTTGAAGATATTGCTCCAGAGGTGCTCATTCTGGTGTGTGACAGAGTTTGTGAAAATG GGGTCGCCAGACATGAAGCACAACAGTGGTGTTTGGCTCATGCCTTTGAGCTGGTGGAGCTCAATCCTCAGGAGTTGCCAGACGAGGATG ATGACTTTCCAGAATCCACAGGTGTAAAGAGAATTGTCCAGGCGCTCAATGCCAATGTGTGGTCCAGTGTGGAGATGAAGGATG GGCACAATCAGGGCTTTGGTCTGATGAGTAGCTTGGTGGCCTCGAGACACAACAACCCATGCAGTTGTAATGATCCACCA TCCTCCAGCTTGCCAGAAGAGGGCGCACTTGTTAACGAGGAGGCTAACCACACAGAAAGTAGTACAAACTCAGACACACAGGAGAGCACTGTAGTTG ATGCAATGACGGATTTGGACATTCAGGAACTTGCTAATCTCACAGCTGGTGATGCAGATGTGGATAACTTTGAACGCCTCTTTACCAAATTAAAAGAGATGAAAG ATAAAGCTTCTTCATTACCTCATGAGCAAAGAAAGGTTCATGCAGAGAAG GTAGCAAAAGCATTTTGGATGGCCATAGGTGGTGATGAAGATGAGATAGACGGGTTATCATCGGGTGAGGAAAGCTAA
- the aagab gene encoding alpha- and gamma-adaptin-binding protein p34 isoform X2 translates to MSDTEENTEMTIPCVLITSCDSGFKEEELIKQILGTKTLPEPTKREDTVAWYPWTINNKYYTADVRLCVVPSTFQMSSEIAQSMQAFIAYFDSTTKDGLEKLNPWISVVEDIAPEVLILVCDRVCENGVARHEAQQWCLAHAFELVELNPQELPDEDDDFPESTGVKRIVQALNANVWSSVEMKDGHNQGFGLMSSLVASRHNNPCSCNDPPSSSLPEEGALVNEEANHTESSTNSDTQESTVVDAMTDLDIQELANLTAGDADVDNFERLFTKLKEMKDKASSLPHEQRKVHAEKVAKAFWMAIGGDEDEIDGLSSGEES, encoded by the exons atgtcaGATACAGAAGAAAATACAGAGATGACTATTCCATGTGTGCTCATTACTAGCTGTGACAGTGGCTTTAAAGAAGAGGAGCTGATAAAAC AGATTCTCGGTACGAAGACTTTGCCCGAGCCGACCAAGCGGGAAGACACAGTAGCTTGGTATCCATGGACCATCAACAATAAATATTACACCGCAGATGTCAGGCTATGTGTTGTACCAAGCACTTTTCAAATGTCATCAGAGATTGCTCAGTCCATGCAGGCTTTCATCGCTTATTTTGACAGTACAACG AAGGATGGGCTGGAGAAGCTAAATCCGTGGATATCAGTGGTTGAAGATATTGCTCCAGAGGTGCTCATTCTGGTGTGTGACAGAGTTTGTGAAAATG GGGTCGCCAGACATGAAGCACAACAGTGGTGTTTGGCTCATGCCTTTGAGCTGGTGGAGCTCAATCCTCAGGAGTTGCCAGACGAGGATG ATGACTTTCCAGAATCCACAGGTGTAAAGAGAATTGTCCAGGCGCTCAATGCCAATGTGTGGTCCAGTGTGGAGATGAAGGATG GGCACAATCAGGGCTTTGGTCTGATGAGTAGCTTGGTGGCCTCGAGACACAACAACCCATGCAGTTGTAATGATCCACCA TCCTCCAGCTTGCCAGAAGAGGGCGCACTTGTTAACGAGGAGGCTAACCACACAGAAAGTAGTACAAACTCAGACACACAGGAGAGCACTGTAGTTG ATGCAATGACGGATTTGGACATTCAGGAACTTGCTAATCTCACAGCTGGTGATGCAGATGTGGATAACTTTGAACGCCTCTTTACCAAATTAAAAGAGATGAAAG ATAAAGCTTCTTCATTACCTCATGAGCAAAGAAAGGTTCATGCAGAGAAG GTAGCAAAAGCATTTTGGATGGCCATAGGTGGTGATGAAGATGAGATAGACGGGTTATCATCGGGTGAGGAAAGCTAA
- the iqch gene encoding IQ motif-containing protein H isoform X2, translated as MCDALKTEDKLGAVLVQVQDDLRQLKCSLEKISVSEKGRTLDIQALDSAIHRTESGIRRHAEDYLKTVNKQLLILPSIGELQKETEEIPKWKPDLESIPDVHPQKEDLTWDSPGEKHKTALTMRLLYNPTHPNNRAVMHQKFGVPLPDVHKRSAKAVKHQRIITGPTVTFHPIEPKGRHSLAIPEDDMGTVPNTGLLHTLIQHKAASLHPREDSYSSKMGMVGSKSRCHKQLKWETDPGPTHEKTGRESTPPGTTKTPPPSAASKSMDYTGMMQGSNSLISQSPLNLPVQVAVNTSKFPFTIIKGQIDPMATDFCHFKQSFSLCWSSVVDALEALEKLLRDFAVPQAKVSGEQLVEFGHGWDNGRRRAPPVIGLLSVLENWEEVMDLVLRPGQRYKGEGGVEAAAIHIQSCWRRYLARTAYLRHYRRKWAAGTIAISWLMHTQMRRVRKALQARRFRQLENHRSRAQHLAANWKHIQSSKRTIIHIPSLGYSQSQRLSMKGLDVLQNIQIGRLCDIRDQNVDVIYVCPQHLGEDVLHYYTSLLKCDGATEGAETRATQAFMRRFIILTPEAVDYFPTHNMCLSTLLKYSPRTLKRIKYLIQGKQAYIVGGAAHVDDLAVADELGVPILGPEPAIAQLYSTKSGGRRIFTEAEVDVPPGQGDIYSLNQLHETLAELMTQNIDVQRWLFKMDSEHGGRGTAYCDICHLSCYNWALQEYHRYGPKLWNTKWIQETVLLRYLHEIPEWLASYARPAKTSCYSNWACFLKTFLRQGGVVEAFPPSDSVTCLTVDLLLEPGGEVTMLSCGDQLHGSCQMEAIGSTVPQTSVCPETLRPICMRVGQACLQRLIVGYVSVDLATFLNHSTMEQKN; from the exons ATGTGTGACGCACTTAAAACCGAAGATAAGTTGGGAGCAGTTTTAGTCCAG GTTCAAGACGATTTGAGACAACTCAAATGTAGTCTTGAGAAAATCTCTGTCAGTGAGAAGGGGAGAACTCTGGACATCCAAGCCTTGGACAGTGCCATTCACAGGACAGAGAGTGGCATCAGG AGACATGCAGAGGATTATCTGAAAACAGTCAACAAACAGCTTCTGATTCTTCCAAGCATTGGAGAATTACaaaaggagacagaggagattCCCAAATG GAAACCGGATCTGGAGAGTATCCCAGATGTGCATCCACAGAAGGAGGACCTCACATGGGATTCACCTGGGGAAAAG CACAAGACAGCGTTAACCATGCGTTTGCTGTATAATCCCACTCACCCAAATAACAGAGCTGTTATGCACCAGAAATTTGGGGTTCCACTCCCTGATGTGCACAAGAGGAGTGCAAAAGCA GTAAAACATCAACGAATAATCACTGGTCCCACAGTGACCTTTCACCCCATTGAACCAAAGGGCCGTCACAGCCTGGCAATACCTGAGGACGACATGGGGACAG TTCCAAACACAGGTTTGCTTCATACACTGATCCAGCACAAGGCTGCTTCACTTCACCCCAGAGAGGATTCATATTCTTCTAAGATGG gCATGGTAGGCTCCAAGTCCAGGTGTCATAAGCAGCTAAAATGGGAAACAGACCCTGGACCCACCCACGAAAAAACAGGCAGAGAAAGCACACCCCCCGGGACCACCAAGACACCGCCTCCCTCTGCAGCCTCCAAGAGCATGGACTACACAGGAATGATGCAAGGCAGCAACAGTCTTATCTCTCAAAGCCCTCTG AATCTACCTGTGCAAGTTGCAGTAAACACCAGCAAATTCCCCTTTACCATCATAAAGGGACAGATCGACCCAATGGCAACAGACTTCTGTCACTTCAAGCAAAGCTTTAGTTTGTGCTGGAGCAGTGTGGTAGATGCTCTTGAGGCCTTGGAAAAGCTTCTCAGGGACTTTGCAGTGCCTCAAGCCAAGGTGAGTGGAGAACAGCTAGTGGAGTTTGGCCACGGTTGGGATAATGGTCGGAGAAGGGCTCCTCCGGTGATCGGCCTCCTCTCAGTGCTTGAAAACTGGGAGGAGGTGATGGATCTGGTCTTACGCCCAGGTCAGCGCTACAAGGGAGAAGGAGGCGTTGAGGCGGCTGCCATCCACATCCAGTCCTGCTGGAGGCGCTACCTAGCCCGGACAGCCTACCTGAGACATTACCGCCGCAAGTGGGCGGCAGGGACCATCGCCATCTCATGGTTGATGCACACTCAGATGCGTCGTGTCAGGAAGGCCCTGCAGGCCAGGCGTTTCAGACAGCTGGAGAATCACCGCAGCAGAGCCCAG CATCTGGCAGCCAACTGGAAACACATCCAGTCCTCCAAGAGGACCATTATCCACATCCCTTCATTAG GATACTCTCAGAGCCAGCGACTGAGCATGAAGGGATTGGACGTCCTACAGAACATCCAAATAGGCCGACTCTGTGATATAAGAG ATCAAAATGTGGACGTGATCTACGTATGTCCGCAGCATCTGGGGGAGGATGTCTTACACTATTACACCAGTCTCCTGAAGTGTGATGGAGCCACAGAAGGGGCTGAAACCAGGGCCACTCAGGCCTTCATGAGACGCTTTATCATCCTCACTCCTGAGGCTGTAGATTATTTCCCG ACTCATAACATGTGCCTGTCCACACTGCTAAAGTACAGTCCACGCACCCTGAAGCGCATCAAATACCTGATCCAGGGGAAGCAGGCCTATATTGTGGGCGGAGCGGCCCATGTGGATGACTTGGCAGTGGCTGATGAGCTGGGGGTGCCAATCCTGGGCCCGGAGCCGGCTATTGCACAGCTCTACAGCACCAAATCTGGAGGAAGGAGGATCTTCACTGAGGCAGAGGTTGATGTACCCCCTGGTCAAGGAGATATCTACTCGCTAAACCAG CTTCATGAAACACTGGCTGAGCTTATGACTCAAAACATTGATGTGCAGCGCTGGCTCTTCAAGATGGATTCTGAGCACGGTGGCCGTGGCACAGCTTACTGTGATATATGCCATCTTAGCTGCTATAACTGGGCCCTGCAGGAATACCATCGTTATGGCCCTAAGCTATGGAACACAAAATGGATTCAG GAGACTGTACTGCTCAGATATTTACATGAGATCCCAGAGTGGCTGGCGAGTTATGCCCGGCCTGCTAAAACCTCTTGCTATTCCAACTGGGCCTGCTTCCTGAAGACCTTCCTCAGGCAAG GCGGTGTGGTGGAGGCCTTCCCCCCCTCAGACAGTGTCACCTGTCTGACAGTAGATCTGCTGCTGGAGCCTGGGGGTGAGGTGACCATGCTGTCCTGTGGCGACCAGCTCCACGGCTCCTGTCAAATGGAAGCTATAGGCTCCACTGTCCCTCAGACCTCTGTATGCCCTGAGACCTTGCGCCCCATCTGTATGCGTGTGGGCCAGGCCTGTCTGCAGCGCCTTATCGTAGGCTATGTCTCCGTGGACCTGGCTACCTTTCTGAACCACAGCACCATGGAGCAGAAG